In Procambarus clarkii isolate CNS0578487 chromosome 6, FALCON_Pclarkii_2.0, whole genome shotgun sequence, one DNA window encodes the following:
- the LOC138355849 gene encoding putative uncharacterized protein DDB_G0271606, with product MQVQQPLKAQMQVQPLKAQMQVQQPLKAQMQVQLQPLKAQMQVQQPLKAQMQVQLQPLKAQMQVQQPLKAQMQVQLQPLKAQMQLQPLKAQMQVQQPLKAQMQVQLQPLKAQMQVQQPLKAQMQVQLQPLKAQMQLQPLKAQMQLQPLKAQMQVQPLKAQMQVQQPLKAQMQVQLQPLKAQMQVQPLKAQMQVQLQPLKAQMQVQLQPLKAQMQVQQPLKAQMQVQLQPLKAQMQVQQPLKAQMQVQLQPLKAQMQVQLQPLKAQMQVQTCLH from the coding sequence ATGCAGGTGCAGCAACCACTGAAGGCACAGATGCAGGTGCAACCACTGAAGGCACAGATGCAGGTGCAGCAACCACTGAAGGCACAGATGCAGGTGCAGCTGCAACCACTGAAGGCACAGATGCAGGTGCAGCAACCACTGAAGGCACAGATGCAGGTGCAGCTGCAACCACTGAAGGCACAGATGCAGGTGCAGCAACCACTGAAGGCACAGATGCAGGTGCAGCTGCAACCACTGAAGGCACAGATGCAGCTGCAACCACTGAAGGCACAGATGCAGGTGCAGCAACCACTGAAGGCACAGATGCAGGTGCAGCTGCAACCACTGAAGGCACAGATGCAGGTGCAGCAACCACTGAAGGCACAGATGCAGGTGCAGCTGCAACCACTGAAGGCACAGATGCAGCTGCAACCACTGAAGGCACAGATGCAGCTGCAACCACTGAAGGCACAGATGCAGGTGCAACCACTGAAGGCACAGATGCAGGTGCAGCAACCACTGAAGGCACAGATGCAGGTGCAGCTGCAACCACTGAAGGCACAGATGCAGGTGCAACCACTGAAGGCACAGATGCAGGTGCAGCTGCAACCACTGAAGGCACAGATGCAGGTGCAGCTGCAACCACTGAAGGCACAGATGCAGGTGCAGCAACCACTGAAGGCACAGATGCAGGTGCAGCTGCAACCACTGAAGGCACAGATGCAGGTGCAGCAACCACTGAAGGCACAGATGCAGGTGCAGCTGCAACCACTGAAGGCACAGATGCAGGTGCAGCTACAACCACTAAAGGCACAGATGCAGGTGCAGACTTGTCTGCACTAG